A genomic segment from Micromonospora echinaurantiaca encodes:
- a CDS encoding AfsR/SARP family transcriptional regulator: MEFRVLGAVEAYAAGTSIDLGSRQQRLVLGLLLLEPGRPVTVDRLVELVWGSDPPASARGTLQALVSRLRACLRRARDATGADPPDSHEILRTGGGYLLRVDPGEVDVHRFTDLVTRARQADDAPAVELFDLALQLWRGDPLADVAPTDVRDRLCAGLREVMWTAVEDRLEARIRLGRSREALDELTKLVAEHPFRQRLAGQLMLVLHREGRTDEALRTYRDLRARLVAEFGLDPTPELRQLEAAILRADPTLEVPPGRPTGSRPRGSRADPPVRPAELPPAHGVFVGRHAELATLDGQLDAARCGDGAGVVVIDGMGGIGKTALALHWGHLHRRDFPDGQVYLDLRGFSPGDTPMRPAEALPRLLLSLGVPPADIPPTVDAQSGRMRSLTDGRRLLLVLDNAYDASQVRPLLPGNLAGLVVVTSRRRLTGLVVREQAVPLSLAPLRPTESVDLVAGCLHRSRPDEREALADYCGHVPLAIRIVAARALELPDRPLGDLLRELRRGRRLDAFAEPDGPDVNLRTVFSWSYRCLSPPAAELFWRLALHPGESVGVHAAAALAGLDLPRVRELAAELHRASLLQLPAPDRYQFHDLVGAYARELAEAPENATHRRLAFDRLLDWYLRTVDAAGLVLQPHRPHFAPPAPALVEPVRVDTYQTALSWCESERTNLLPVIRAAASGGASGHAWRIALGASAYWYIAKRREDWRAATRIGVAATRADGDRRAEGALLASLATALCESRRYAEAIELYQESLRLHEASGDRDWRATSLNSLAVAHAEAGRPDEALATFALARAEHRLRGNRRGEGVALQNMAQCHVLLGQPGEAIARHEEALTAMRDAGDRYAEAICIANLGEAHAELGDHDRAILRFREAVRLHRSTGNEHGRARTLLALGRSLGELGDADRARSCWRRALAVFDELGDPEADEIRALLGEPAGA; encoded by the coding sequence GTGGAGTTCCGCGTCCTCGGTGCGGTCGAGGCGTACGCCGCCGGCACGTCGATCGATCTCGGCTCCCGCCAGCAGCGCCTGGTGCTCGGACTGCTCCTGCTGGAACCCGGCCGCCCGGTGACGGTGGACCGGCTCGTCGAGCTCGTCTGGGGGTCCGACCCGCCGGCTTCCGCCCGGGGCACGCTCCAGGCGCTCGTCTCCCGGCTGCGCGCCTGCCTGCGCCGCGCCCGCGACGCGACCGGCGCCGACCCGCCGGACAGCCACGAGATCCTGCGCACGGGCGGCGGCTATCTGCTCCGGGTGGATCCGGGCGAAGTCGACGTGCACCGCTTCACCGACCTGGTCACCCGCGCGCGGCAGGCCGACGACGCACCCGCGGTCGAGCTGTTCGACCTGGCGCTCCAGCTGTGGCGGGGCGACCCGCTGGCCGACGTGGCCCCGACGGACGTGCGCGACCGCCTCTGCGCCGGCCTGCGCGAGGTGATGTGGACGGCGGTGGAGGACCGGCTCGAGGCACGGATCCGGCTGGGCCGGTCCCGGGAGGCGCTGGACGAGCTGACCAAACTGGTCGCCGAACATCCCTTCCGGCAGCGGCTGGCCGGTCAGCTCATGCTGGTCCTGCACCGGGAGGGGCGCACCGACGAGGCCCTGCGGACCTACCGCGACCTGCGGGCCCGGCTGGTCGCCGAGTTCGGCCTCGACCCCACACCGGAACTGCGGCAGCTGGAAGCCGCGATCCTGCGGGCCGACCCCACGCTGGAGGTCCCACCGGGCCGGCCGACCGGCAGCCGGCCGCGCGGCAGCCGCGCCGATCCACCCGTACGACCGGCCGAGCTGCCACCCGCCCACGGCGTGTTCGTCGGCCGGCACGCCGAACTCGCCACCCTCGACGGCCAGCTGGACGCCGCCCGGTGCGGCGACGGAGCCGGCGTCGTCGTCATCGACGGCATGGGCGGAATCGGCAAGACCGCCCTCGCCCTGCACTGGGGCCACCTGCACCGGCGCGACTTCCCGGACGGCCAGGTCTACCTGGACCTGCGCGGGTTCAGCCCCGGTGACACCCCGATGCGGCCGGCGGAGGCGCTGCCCCGGCTCCTGCTCTCGCTCGGCGTGCCACCGGCGGACATCCCGCCCACGGTCGACGCCCAGAGTGGGCGGATGCGCAGCCTGACCGACGGCCGCCGGCTGCTGCTCGTGCTGGACAACGCCTACGACGCCAGCCAGGTCCGACCGCTGCTGCCGGGGAACCTGGCCGGTCTGGTCGTGGTGACCAGCCGCCGCCGGCTGACCGGGCTCGTGGTGCGCGAGCAGGCGGTGCCGCTCAGCCTGGCGCCGCTGCGGCCGACCGAGTCGGTGGACCTGGTCGCCGGATGCCTGCACCGGTCCCGACCCGACGAGCGGGAGGCGCTGGCCGACTACTGCGGGCACGTACCGCTGGCGATCCGGATCGTCGCCGCCCGCGCGCTGGAGCTGCCCGACCGGCCGCTCGGCGACCTGCTGCGGGAGCTGCGGCGGGGACGCCGCCTCGACGCCTTCGCCGAGCCGGACGGTCCGGACGTCAACCTCCGTACCGTCTTCTCCTGGTCGTACCGCTGCCTGTCACCGCCGGCCGCCGAGCTGTTCTGGCGGCTGGCCCTGCACCCCGGCGAGAGCGTCGGCGTCCACGCCGCGGCGGCGCTCGCCGGGCTCGACCTGCCTCGGGTCCGCGAGTTGGCCGCCGAGCTGCACCGGGCCAGCCTCCTGCAGCTGCCGGCTCCCGACCGGTACCAGTTCCACGACCTGGTGGGCGCGTACGCCAGGGAGCTGGCCGAGGCACCGGAGAACGCGACCCACCGGCGGCTGGCGTTCGACCGCCTGCTGGACTGGTACCTGCGCACGGTCGACGCGGCGGGCCTGGTGCTGCAGCCGCACCGGCCGCACTTCGCGCCGCCGGCGCCGGCCCTGGTCGAGCCGGTCCGCGTCGACACCTACCAGACGGCGTTGAGCTGGTGCGAGAGCGAACGGACGAACCTGCTCCCGGTGATCCGCGCGGCGGCGTCCGGCGGGGCGTCCGGGCACGCCTGGCGGATCGCGCTGGGCGCCTCGGCGTACTGGTACATCGCCAAGCGCCGGGAGGACTGGCGGGCGGCGACCCGCATCGGGGTGGCCGCCACCCGTGCCGACGGTGACCGGCGGGCCGAGGGAGCGCTGCTGGCCAGCCTGGCGACCGCGCTGTGCGAGAGCCGACGCTACGCCGAGGCCATCGAGCTGTACCAGGAGTCGCTGCGACTGCACGAGGCCAGCGGCGACCGGGACTGGCGGGCCACCAGCCTGAACAGCCTGGCCGTCGCGCACGCCGAGGCGGGCCGCCCGGACGAGGCACTGGCCACGTTCGCCCTCGCCCGCGCGGAGCACCGGCTACGGGGCAACCGGCGGGGTGAGGGCGTGGCGCTGCAGAACATGGCCCAGTGCCACGTCCTGCTGGGCCAGCCCGGAGAGGCGATCGCCCGCCACGAGGAGGCGCTGACGGCGATGCGCGACGCGGGCGACCGGTACGCCGAGGCGATCTGCATCGCCAACCTCGGTGAGGCGCACGCCGAACTGGGCGATCACGACCGGGCGATCCTGCGCTTCCGCGAGGCGGTACGGCTGCACCGGTCCACCGGCAACGAACACGGCCGGGCGCGGACCCTGCTGGCGCTGGGGCGGTCGCTGGGCGAGTTGGGTGACGCCGACCGCGCCCGGTCCTGCTGGCGTCGGGCGCTCGCCGTCTTCGACGAGCTCGGCGACCCGGAGGCAGACGAGATCCGCGCGCTGCTGGGCGAGCCGGCGGGCGCCTGA
- a CDS encoding YciI family protein yields MAKYLLLKHYRGAPAAVNDVPMAQWTPEEISAHVRYMNDFAARLEKTGEFVDSQALAPEGTFVRYDGEGRPPVTDGPFAETKDLIAGWMVIDVDSYERAVELAGELSAAPGAGGKPIHEWLELRPFLTASHTITE; encoded by the coding sequence ATGGCCAAGTACCTGCTGCTCAAGCACTACCGGGGCGCTCCGGCCGCGGTCAACGACGTGCCGATGGCCCAGTGGACGCCGGAGGAGATCTCGGCGCACGTGAGGTACATGAACGACTTCGCGGCCCGGCTGGAGAAGACCGGCGAGTTCGTCGACAGTCAGGCGCTCGCCCCCGAGGGGACGTTCGTCCGGTACGACGGCGAGGGCCGCCCGCCGGTGACCGACGGCCCGTTCGCCGAGACCAAGGACCTCATCGCCGGCTGGATGGTGATCGACGTGGACAGCTACGAACGCGCCGTCGAGCTGGCCGGTGAGCTGTCCGCCGCCCCCGGGGCGGGTGGGAAGCCGATCCACGAGTGGCTCGAGCTGCGTCCCTTCCTGACCGCGTCGCACACCATCACGGAGTGA
- a CDS encoding RNA polymerase sigma factor, with protein MDEALLRSLTPAVLGVLVRRGADFAAAEDAVQDALIEAVRGWPADPPRDPKGWLVTVAWRKFLDATRADAARRRREGLVDEEPAPGPVPAVDDTLQLYVLCAHPSLTPSSAVALTLRAVGGLTTRQIAQAYLVPEATMAQRISRAKRTVSGVRFDAPGDVATVLRVLYLVFNEGYSGDVDLAAEAIRLTRQLAAVIDHPEVAGLLALMLLHHARRDTRTAPDGSLVPLAEQDRRRWDTRSIAEGVQILQAALARDRLGEFQAQAAIAALHADAPTAEETDWVQIVEWYDELLRLTDSPVVLLNRAVAVGEADGPRAGLAALAGLDDSLPRYAAVAAYLHERDGDRATAARLYAEAAHRAANLAERDHLTRQAARLNTRRGR; from the coding sequence ATGGACGAGGCCCTGCTCCGGAGCCTCACGCCGGCCGTGCTCGGTGTCCTCGTCCGCCGCGGAGCCGACTTCGCGGCGGCCGAGGACGCCGTGCAGGACGCGCTGATCGAGGCGGTCCGCGGCTGGCCGGCCGACCCGCCCCGCGACCCGAAGGGTTGGCTGGTCACCGTGGCCTGGCGCAAGTTCCTCGACGCGACCCGGGCCGACGCCGCCCGCCGCCGGCGGGAGGGCCTCGTCGACGAGGAGCCGGCGCCCGGGCCGGTGCCCGCGGTCGACGACACGCTCCAGCTCTATGTCCTCTGCGCCCACCCGTCGCTGACCCCGTCGTCGGCGGTGGCGCTCACGCTGCGCGCCGTCGGCGGGCTGACCACCCGCCAGATCGCCCAGGCCTACCTGGTGCCCGAGGCGACCATGGCGCAGCGGATCAGCCGGGCCAAGCGCACCGTCTCCGGCGTACGCTTCGACGCGCCCGGCGACGTCGCCACCGTGCTGCGCGTGCTCTACCTGGTCTTCAACGAGGGCTACTCCGGCGACGTCGACCTGGCCGCCGAGGCCATCCGGCTCACCCGGCAGCTCGCGGCGGTGATCGACCACCCCGAGGTGGCGGGGCTGCTCGCCCTCATGCTGCTGCACCACGCCCGCCGCGACACCCGGACCGCGCCCGACGGCAGCCTGGTGCCGCTCGCCGAGCAGGACCGCCGCCGGTGGGACACCAGGTCGATCGCCGAGGGCGTGCAGATCCTGCAGGCGGCCCTGGCCCGCGACCGGCTGGGCGAGTTCCAGGCCCAGGCCGCCATCGCGGCACTGCACGCCGACGCGCCCACCGCCGAGGAGACCGACTGGGTGCAGATCGTCGAGTGGTACGACGAACTCCTCCGCCTGACCGACAGCCCGGTCGTCCTGCTCAACCGGGCGGTGGCCGTCGGTGAGGCGGACGGACCGCGCGCCGGGCTGGCGGCGCTCGCCGGGCTGGACGACTCCCTCCCCCGCTACGCGGCGGTGGCGGCGTACCTGCACGAACGCGACGGCGACCGGGCGACGGCGGCCCGGCTCTACGCCGAGGCGGCCCACCGGGCCGCCAACCTCGCCGAGCGCGACCACCTGACCCGCCAGGCCGCCCGGCTCAACACCCGCCGAGGTCGCTGA
- a CDS encoding alpha/beta fold hydrolase, with translation MTLTEKFEWRGREVRWSRTGSGPDVVFCHGTPWSSQLWRPYAEALSDRFTVHLWDMPGYGQSSKSAEHRVSLDVQGELLADLVAHWGLAAPHVVAHDYGGAVALRAHLLHGCRYASLALVDVVALAPWGSDFFRLVRDNAEVFSALPSAVHEGALRAYITGASHVGLAPSQLRALVAPWLDAEGQAAFYRQIAQADQSYTDDIQQLYPRIDLPVLVVWGSDDTWIPVDRAHRLAELIPGAQLKVIEAAGHLVQLDQPVQLATTLSHWLTTRTATT, from the coding sequence ATGACGCTGACCGAGAAGTTCGAGTGGCGTGGACGCGAGGTTCGCTGGAGCCGGACCGGCTCCGGCCCGGACGTCGTCTTCTGCCACGGGACCCCGTGGTCCTCGCAGCTGTGGCGCCCCTACGCCGAGGCGCTGAGCGATCGGTTCACGGTCCACCTGTGGGACATGCCCGGTTACGGGCAGTCCTCGAAGTCGGCGGAGCACCGGGTGTCGTTGGACGTCCAGGGCGAGTTGCTCGCTGACCTGGTGGCGCACTGGGGTTTGGCGGCTCCACACGTCGTCGCCCACGACTACGGCGGCGCCGTCGCGTTGCGGGCCCATCTCCTGCACGGCTGCCGGTACGCGTCGTTGGCGCTGGTCGACGTGGTGGCGCTGGCTCCGTGGGGGTCGGACTTCTTCCGGCTCGTGCGGGACAACGCCGAGGTGTTCAGCGCGTTGCCGAGTGCGGTGCACGAAGGAGCGCTCCGGGCCTACATCACCGGTGCCAGTCACGTCGGCCTGGCGCCGAGCCAGCTGCGGGCGCTCGTCGCGCCGTGGCTGGACGCCGAGGGGCAGGCCGCGTTCTACCGGCAGATCGCCCAGGCGGATCAGTCCTACACGGACGACATCCAGCAGCTCTATCCGCGTATCGACCTGCCGGTTCTGGTCGTCTGGGGCAGCGACGACACGTGGATCCCGGTCGACCGCGCGCACCGACTGGCCGAACTCATCCCCGGCGCGCAGCTCAAGGTGATCGAGGCGGCGGGTCACCTGGTCCAGCTCGACCAGCCGGTGCAGCTGGCCACGACGCTGAGCCACTGGCTCACCACGCGGACCGCGACGACGTGA
- a CDS encoding DNA alkylation repair protein, protein MATCADVRHDLAGLADPRRAAEVSRFLQMVPGGYGEGDRAIGVPVPEQRRVAGRYWRDLPLAETGKLLTSGVHEERLTALFILVRKFAKGDDEERGRIFDLVLANTGHINNWDLVDSSAPYIVGPWLLDKDRGVLDRLAGSSLVWDRRIAVMATFAFIRAGDFDWTFRLGERLLRDPHDLVQKAVGWMLREVGNRDRAAEEAFLAGRYRVMPRVMLRYAIDKFDPQRRREYLSGAV, encoded by the coding sequence ATGGCCACCTGCGCGGACGTCCGTCATGACCTCGCCGGCCTCGCCGACCCGCGCCGGGCGGCGGAGGTCAGCCGGTTCCTGCAGATGGTGCCGGGCGGGTACGGCGAGGGCGACCGGGCCATCGGTGTCCCGGTGCCGGAACAGCGCAGGGTGGCCGGCCGGTACTGGCGCGACCTGCCCCTGGCAGAAACCGGGAAGCTGCTGACCAGCGGTGTGCACGAGGAGCGGCTGACGGCGCTGTTCATCCTGGTGCGGAAGTTCGCCAAGGGCGACGACGAGGAACGGGGCCGGATCTTCGACCTGGTCCTGGCCAACACCGGCCACATCAACAACTGGGATCTGGTGGACTCGTCCGCGCCGTACATCGTCGGCCCCTGGCTGCTCGACAAGGACCGCGGCGTCCTGGACCGGTTGGCCGGGTCGAGCCTGGTGTGGGACCGGAGGATCGCCGTCATGGCCACCTTCGCCTTCATCAGGGCCGGCGACTTCGACTGGACCTTCCGGCTCGGTGAACGGCTGCTGCGCGACCCGCACGACCTCGTGCAGAAGGCGGTGGGTTGGATGCTGCGCGAGGTGGGCAACCGCGACCGAGCGGCGGAGGAGGCGTTCCTGGCCGGGCGTTACCGGGTCATGCCACGGGTCATGCTCCGGTACGCGATCGACAAGTTCGACCCGCAGCGACGCCGGGAGTACCTGTCCGGCGCGGTCTAG
- a CDS encoding DUF4267 domain-containing protein: MLTNVATVLAGLIGAGVIVMGVNAFRAPQAAAGFGIPDTPTGDRTFQAWLGVKAARDIAAGLFILILLANGSPHLLGWFMLAATGIPVGDALIVLRSNGPKAAVYGVHGATAAVMLAISVLLLVG, translated from the coding sequence ATGCTCACCAACGTCGCCACCGTGCTCGCCGGACTGATCGGCGCCGGCGTCATCGTCATGGGCGTAAACGCCTTCAGGGCGCCGCAGGCCGCGGCCGGGTTCGGCATCCCCGACACACCGACCGGGGACCGTACCTTCCAGGCATGGTTGGGCGTCAAGGCCGCGCGCGACATTGCCGCCGGCCTCTTCATCCTCATCCTGCTGGCCAATGGGTCGCCCCACCTGCTGGGCTGGTTCATGCTGGCCGCCACCGGCATACCCGTGGGCGACGCGCTGATCGTGCTGCGCAGCAACGGGCCCAAGGCGGCCGTCTACGGCGTCCACGGCGCCACCGCGGCGGTGATGCTGGCGATCAGCGTGCTCCTCCTTGTCGGGTAA
- a CDS encoding TetR/AcrR family transcriptional regulator, with product MSAIKQRRERERAQRHQLIITAARELAEAEGWEAVTTRRLAERVEYSQPVLYSHFTGKDDIVRAVAIDGFGELAAQLRRARLAHPEPQQALHAVCRAYLEFATERPALYQAMFVMPTDVKFAHAETPPPLRAAFDEFVSCFRPDNPRRELFAEVIWSALHGIATLSASGRIPSDVQEERLHFLITRLADTPS from the coding sequence ATGTCCGCCATCAAGCAGCGCCGTGAACGTGAACGCGCCCAGCGCCATCAGCTGATCATCACCGCGGCCCGCGAACTCGCCGAGGCCGAAGGCTGGGAGGCGGTGACGACGCGCCGGCTCGCTGAGCGCGTCGAGTACAGCCAGCCCGTGCTCTACAGCCACTTCACCGGCAAGGACGACATCGTCCGCGCCGTCGCGATCGACGGCTTCGGCGAACTCGCCGCCCAGCTACGCCGCGCTCGGCTGGCCCACCCCGAGCCGCAGCAGGCGCTGCACGCCGTCTGCCGCGCCTACCTGGAGTTCGCCACCGAGCGGCCTGCCCTCTACCAGGCCATGTTCGTCATGCCCACCGACGTGAAGTTCGCGCACGCCGAGACCCCACCCCCACTGCGCGCCGCCTTCGACGAGTTCGTCAGCTGCTTCCGCCCGGACAACCCGCGACGCGAACTGTTCGCCGAGGTCATCTGGAGCGCACTGCACGGCATAGCCACCCTGTCCGCCAGCGGCCGCATTCCCTCGGACGTTCAGGAGGAGCGACTCCACTTCCTCATCACCCGGCTCGCCGACACCCCGAGCTGA
- a CDS encoding TfoX/Sxy family protein has translation MAYDEDLANRVRSLLGREPGIGERRMFGGLALLLNGNMAVVIRGEGGLMVRVDPAWSERLLAEPGAHPTRMRDRPLRGWITVEPSACATDGDLRRWVDRGITHTRGLPAK, from the coding sequence ATGGCGTACGACGAGGATCTCGCGAACCGGGTACGGAGCCTGCTCGGGCGGGAGCCCGGGATCGGCGAGCGGCGGATGTTCGGCGGCCTGGCGTTGCTGCTCAACGGCAACATGGCCGTGGTGATCCGCGGCGAGGGTGGCTTGATGGTCCGGGTCGACCCGGCGTGGTCCGAGCGGCTGCTGGCCGAGCCCGGCGCCCACCCGACGCGGATGCGCGATCGGCCCCTGCGCGGCTGGATCACCGTCGAGCCGTCGGCCTGCGCGACGGACGGCGACCTGCGCCGCTGGGTCGACCGGGGCATCACCCACACCCGGGGCCTGCCGGCCAAGTGA